The Sphingomonas carotinifaciens genomic sequence CGCGCGCCGGCCGCCATGGGTGAACACCTCCCAGCCGTCCCCCGTCCGCCGCGCGTCGATCGAGGCGACGCAGCACTGGCTGCCGAAGCGTTCGGCAATGTCGGCGACGATTTCGGGACGGGTGACGGCGGCGGAATTGACCGCGACCTTGTCCGCGCCCGCCAGCAGCAGCGCGCGGGCATCGTCGGCGGAGCGGACGCCCCCGCCCACGGTCAGCGGCATGAAGCAGACCGCGGCGGTGCGGCGTACCACGTCGAGGATGGTGCCGCGTGCCTCGTGGCTGGCGGTGATGTCGAGGAAGCAGAGTTCGTCCGCACCGGCGGCGTCATAGGCGCGTGCCTGCTCGACGGGATCGCCGGCATCGATCAGGTCGACGAAGTTGACGCCCTTGACGACGCGGCCGTTCGCCACGTCGAGACAGGGGATGACGCGTGCGCGAACCGTCATGCCGCGTTCGCCACGCTGATCGCCGCGGCGAGGTCGAGCCGGCCGTCGTAGAGCGCGCGGCCGGTGATGACGCCTTCCACCCCATCGCGGTGATGGACGGCGAGCATGTGGATGTCGCCGATCCCCGCGACGCCGCCGCTGGCGATGACGGGGATGTCGACGCTGCGCGCGAGATCGACCGTCGCCTCGACATTGCAGCCCTTGAGCAACCCGTCGCGGCCGACATCGGTGAAGAGCAAAGCGGCGACGCCGGCATCCTCGAACCGGCGGGCAAGGTCAGTGGCAGTGACGGTGGAGACGTCCGCCCAGCCCTTGGTCGCGACCATGCCGTCCCTGGCATCGACCGCGACGACGATGCCGCCGGGGAAGGCGCGTGCCATGTCGCGGACGAAATCGGGGTTTTCGAGTGCGGCGGTACCGATCACGACGCGCGACACGCCGAGATCGAACCATTGCTCCACGCTTTCGGGCGTGCGGATGCCGCCGCCCAGTTGCACATGGCCCGGAAAACGCGACACGATGCCGCGCACCGCGTCGCCGTTCACCGACCTGCCGGCAAAGGCGCCGTCGAGATCGACGACATGGAGATGCTGCGCGCCGCTTGTCGCGAACAATTCGGCCTGGTGCGCGGGATCGTCGCCATAGACGGTGGCACGGTCCATGTCGCCTTCGGCGAGGCGGACGACCTGGCCACCCTTCAGATCGATGGCGGGAAAGACGATCAGGCTCACGGTTGCCACTCCAGGAAACGGGAAAGAAGATCGATGCCGTAGCGCTGGCTCTTCTCGGGGTGAAACTGCACGCCGATCACCGTGTCGCGGCCGATCGCGGCGGTGACCGGACCGGCATGGTCGGTGGTGGCGAGGACATGCTCGCCCTCAAAGGCATAGCTGTGCAGGAAATAGGCCTCGCCGGGCACGATGAGCGGGTGGCCGGTGGTCGGCACCACGTCGTTCCAGCCCATGTGCGGCACCTTGGCCGCCATCGTGCCGGGCTCCAGCCGCCGGACGCGGCCGGGAACCCAGCCGAGCCCGCGATGCGTGCCCATTTCCTCGCCGGCGTCGGCCAGCAACTGCATGCCGACGCAGACGCCGAGGAACGGGCGGGCGCGGTCCAGCGCGGCGGTGCGCAGGGCTTCCTCCAGTCCGTCGACCCGGCGCAGATTGGCCGCACATGCCCCGAACGCGCCGACACCGGGCAGGACGATGCGGTCCGCCCTTGCCACCACGTCCGGGTCGGCGGTGATGACGATATCGGTCGCGCCGGCGGCACGCAGCGCGTTTTCCACCGAATGCAGGTTGCCCGATTCGATATCGATCAGCGCCAGCGTCACAGCACGCCCTTGGTCGAGGGGACGGCGTCCGCCTTGCGCGGGTCGATCTCCACCGCCATGCGCAGCGCCCGCGCCAGGCCCTTGAACAGGCTTTCGGCGATGTGGTGGTTGTTGTGACCATGCAGCAGATCGACGTGGAGGGTGATGCCCGCCTCCTGCGCGAAGCTGTGAAAGAAATGCTCGATCATCTCGGTCTGCAGCGTGCCGAGCGACTGAACGGTGAACGTCGCGTTCCAGACGAGCCAGGGCCGCCCGGAAATGTCGAGCGCGATGCGGGTCAGCGTCTCGTCCATCGGCGACAAGGCCTCGCCGTAGCGGCGGATGCCGCGCTTGTCGCCCAGCGCCTTGGCGAAGGCCTGTCCGATCGCCAGCCCGGCATCCTCGGTGGTGTGGTGGCCATCGATATGCAGGTCGCCCGCGACCTTCACCTCCAGGTCGATCAGCGAATGGCGGGCAAGCTGGTCGAGCATGTGGTCGAGAAAGCCGATGCCGGTTTCGTTGGCATAGCAGCCTGTCCCGTCGAGGTTGACGGT encodes the following:
- the hisH gene encoding imidazole glycerol phosphate synthase subunit HisH, with amino-acid sequence MTLALIDIESGNLHSVENALRAAGATDIVITADPDVVARADRIVLPGVGAFGACAANLRRVDGLEEALRTAALDRARPFLGVCVGMQLLADAGEEMGTHRGLGWVPGRVRRLEPGTMAAKVPHMGWNDVVPTTGHPLIVPGEAYFLHSYAFEGEHVLATTDHAGPVTAAIGRDTVIGVQFHPEKSQRYGIDLLSRFLEWQP
- the hisA gene encoding 1-(5-phosphoribosyl)-5-[(5-phosphoribosylamino)methylideneamino]imidazole-4-carboxamide isomerase, whose translation is MSLIVFPAIDLKGGQVVRLAEGDMDRATVYGDDPAHQAELFATSGAQHLHVVDLDGAFAGRSVNGDAVRGIVSRFPGHVQLGGGIRTPESVEQWFDLGVSRVVIGTAALENPDFVRDMARAFPGGIVVAVDARDGMVATKGWADVSTVTATDLARRFEDAGVAALLFTDVGRDGLLKGCNVEATVDLARSVDIPVIASGGVAGIGDIHMLAVHHRDGVEGVITGRALYDGRLDLAAAISVANAA
- the hisF gene encoding imidazole glycerol phosphate synthase subunit HisF; this translates as MTVRARVIPCLDVANGRVVKGVNFVDLIDAGDPVEQARAYDAAGADELCFLDITASHEARGTILDVVRRTAAVCFMPLTVGGGVRSADDARALLLAGADKVAVNSAAVTRPEIVADIAERFGSQCCVASIDARRTGDGWEVFTHGGRRATGIDAVQHALRLADLGAGELLVTSMDRDGTRGGYDLDLIRAIADRTSVPVVASGGVGTLDDLVAGVRDGHASAVLAASIFHFGEATVADAHRALAAAGVPVRTH
- the hisB gene encoding imidazoleglycerol-phosphate dehydratase HisB, which translates into the protein MRTATVHRATAETAIDVTVNLDGTGCYANETGIGFLDHMLDQLARHSLIDLEVKVAGDLHIDGHHTTEDAGLAIGQAFAKALGDKRGIRRYGEALSPMDETLTRIALDISGRPWLVWNATFTVQSLGTLQTEMIEHFFHSFAQEAGITLHVDLLHGHNNHHIAESLFKGLARALRMAVEIDPRKADAVPSTKGVL